A window of Thermosynechococcus sp. NK55a contains these coding sequences:
- the rplK gene encoding 50S ribosomal protein L11: protein MAKKVVAVIKLAIQAGKANPAPPIGPALGQHGVNIMMFCKEYNARTADQVGMVVPVEISVYEDRSFTFVLKTPPASVLIQKAAGIEKGSGEPNKKKVGSITRAQLREIAEKKMPDLNANDIEAAMRIIEGTARNMGVTITD from the coding sequence ATGGCGAAAAAGGTCGTCGCAGTTATTAAACTTGCCATTCAAGCAGGTAAAGCCAACCCTGCTCCCCCCATTGGCCCAGCCCTTGGTCAGCACGGTGTGAACATCATGATGTTCTGCAAAGAGTACAATGCTCGCACCGCCGATCAAGTGGGGATGGTGGTTCCCGTTGAAATTTCAGTCTATGAAGATCGCAGTTTCACCTTTGTTCTCAAAACCCCACCCGCTTCCGTACTGATTCAAAAAGCCGCTGGCATTGAAAAGGGCTCCGGCGAACCCAACAAGAAAAAAGTGGGCAGCATCACCCGTGCCCAACTGCGGGAAATTGCTGAGAAGAAAATGCCAGATCTCAATGCCAACGATATTGAAGCGGCCATGCGGATTATCGAAGGCACGGCCCGCAATATGGGCGTGACCATTACCGACTAA
- the nusG gene encoding transcription termination/antitermination protein NusG — translation MVSEFTDHSDLSDPLDDTVEVSEEEQAGKVKRFWYAVQVASGCEKKVKSTIEQRLHTLDVADRIFRIEIPQTPVIKIKKDGSRQTIEEKVFPGYVLVQVRAQQSPETGEWQIDDEAWQVIKNTPNVINFVGAEQRRSTGRGRGHVKPMPLSPAEVERIFRKAQEQEPVHRIDLNSGDRIKVLNGPFKDFEGEVIEVSAERSKLKALLSIFGRETPVELEVTQVEKVD, via the coding sequence ATGGTGAGTGAATTTACTGATCATTCTGATCTAAGCGATCCTCTTGACGATACCGTTGAAGTGTCCGAAGAGGAGCAAGCTGGTAAGGTCAAACGATTTTGGTATGCCGTCCAAGTCGCCTCTGGCTGCGAAAAAAAAGTGAAAAGCACCATCGAGCAGCGGCTCCATACGCTGGATGTGGCCGATCGCATCTTTCGCATTGAAATTCCCCAAACCCCGGTCATCAAAATCAAAAAAGATGGCTCGCGGCAAACCATTGAGGAAAAAGTTTTTCCCGGTTATGTGCTTGTCCAAGTACGGGCCCAGCAATCTCCCGAAACCGGCGAATGGCAAATTGATGATGAAGCTTGGCAGGTGATTAAAAACACCCCCAATGTGATTAACTTTGTCGGTGCCGAGCAGCGCCGCAGTACAGGCCGGGGACGCGGTCACGTCAAGCCTATGCCCCTGAGTCCAGCCGAAGTGGAGCGCATCTTCCGCAAAGCCCAAGAACAAGAACCGGTTCACCGCATTGATCTCAACAGTGGTGATAGGATCAAAGTTCTCAATGGTCCCTTTAAGGACTTTGAGGGAGAGGTCATTGAAGTCAGTGCTGAGCGCAGCAAACTGAAAGCATTACTCTCGATTTTTGGCCGCGAAACACCGGTCGAACTCGAAGTCACTCAAGTGGAAAAAGTAGATTAG
- the secE gene encoding preprotein translocase subunit SecE: protein MSKSTEGEKPTSGFNLTEFFRETKEELSKVVWPDRQRLIGESAAVILIVSLSAAVIYLVDELFRWLATLIF, encoded by the coding sequence GTGAGCAAGAGTACCGAAGGCGAAAAGCCCACTAGTGGCTTTAATCTAACCGAGTTTTTCCGCGAAACCAAGGAAGAACTCAGCAAAGTGGTGTGGCCCGATCGCCAACGCCTGATTGGCGAATCTGCCGCAGTCATTCTCATTGTTTCCCTTTCCGCTGCTGTCATCTACCTAGTGGATGAACTCTTTCGTTGGCTGGCCACACTGATTTTTTAG
- a CDS encoding alpha/beta fold hydrolase, translated as MFDCLRSRTLTTAMGEVAYVTNDFSPANPARPPLFFWHGFGGGSSRYEWSAVYPAFAAEYSLFALDLPGWGASEHRDQPYTVAAYVDHLLECLGQLTAEPAVVITSSLTAAFAIQGAIAHPQRFRGLILTCPTGLSDFGQDYRQTPLAQIARQPYVDIVFYRLGVANSLSVQSFMAHQQFARPSRISPEMVATYTQVAQSPGAEFAALAFVRGDLCCDLSRFLPHLTVPTYIVWGEQAKLPPLRVGQRLAQLNREAIRAFDVIPEVGLTPQLECPAVMIGCIDRYLSQLR; from the coding sequence ATGTTTGACTGCTTGCGATCGCGCACCCTCACAACGGCTATGGGTGAGGTGGCCTACGTGACGAATGATTTCAGCCCGGCGAACCCTGCCCGGCCGCCTCTATTTTTTTGGCATGGCTTTGGCGGTGGCTCGAGCCGCTATGAGTGGTCGGCGGTTTATCCAGCCTTTGCAGCCGAGTATTCCCTTTTTGCTTTGGATTTGCCCGGTTGGGGAGCCTCTGAGCATCGCGATCAACCCTATACGGTGGCGGCCTATGTGGATCACTTGCTGGAGTGCCTTGGCCAATTGACGGCAGAACCGGCGGTGGTGATCACGTCTTCACTGACGGCAGCCTTTGCCATCCAGGGGGCGATCGCCCATCCCCAACGCTTCCGTGGCCTCATTCTCACCTGCCCAACGGGTTTGAGTGATTTTGGCCAAGATTACCGCCAAACTCCCCTTGCCCAGATTGCACGCCAACCCTATGTGGATATAGTCTTTTATCGCCTTGGCGTGGCCAATTCCCTGAGTGTGCAATCCTTTATGGCTCATCAGCAGTTTGCCCGACCTAGCCGCATCAGCCCCGAAATGGTTGCCACCTATACCCAAGTGGCACAGTCACCGGGGGCAGAGTTTGCGGCACTGGCTTTTGTGCGCGGTGATCTCTGCTGCGATCTCAGTCGCTTCTTGCCCCATTTGACGGTGCCGACCTATATTGTTTGGGGAGAGCAGGCAAAACTCCCTCCTCTGAGGGTAGGTCAACGCTTGGCACAGTTAAACCGGGAGGCGATTCGTGCCTTTGATGTGATTCCAGAGGTGGGACTAACGCCCCAGCTGGAGTGCCCGGCGGTGATGATTGGCTGCATCGATCGCTATCTGAGCCAATTGAGGTAA